The Bacillus sp. BGMRC 2118 DNA segment GAAGAGATTCTGTGTAACTATCTTCACTTACTAAGAAGTCACGGAATATGGTACCCAGGTGTATGGAAGGAATACGTGTCTAGTAATCCAAGGCAAATATCACAACCGACTCTTTCAAGTGATTCAATTGTGAAGATGAAGGATTTTAACGTATATCGAAAAAAAGAAATGATCGCTTTTGTTGAGGAATTGAAGATTGATCAAGGAGAATGGATTACGGTAGTTGGTGAGAATGGAGCAGGGAAAAGTACGCTATTACTCGGAATGATGCAGTTGTTAAAAACCTCAGGGAATTATGAAATTCTTGGTAAACGAGTCATACCAAAGCTTGACCTATCCAGTGATATTGCCTACGTTTTTCAAAATCCTGAATTCCAATTTGTAGCTCATACTGTTTTTGATGAAGTATCTTTTTCACTTGTACTAGATGGGGAAAATGAGTCAGTGATTCAGGAAAAAGTGACGGATTTGTTAAAGAAATTTTCTCTCTTTGAACATCGCCATAAACACCCATACGAATTATCAATGGGACAAAAGAGGAGACTTAGTGTCGCTACAGCGATTCTAAATAATCAAAAGATACTCCTATTAGATGAGCCGACATTCGGTCAAGATAGCAAAAATACATTTGAATTGCTAGAACTTCTCGAAAAGGAACGGAACGAAGGAAAAGTAATTGTGATGATTACTCACGATGAACAAATTGTAGAGAATTTTGCTACGAGGAAATGGATGATGAAAAAAGGCAGAATCGTTGAAGATATTTATATTTCGAATAGAAAGGCGGTTTACGTATAAAGGATGGATACGAAGAATGAAACTTGGATGTATCATATTAATCCAACATTAAAGTTGTTTGTCATGTTAGTAGTTTTCATCCTCCTATTGCTTATTCATAATCCTACTACACTATTGAATGTAACTCTGTTGTTATTTCTATTATTCATGTTGTTTAACGGTTATAAGATTAGAATCGTTTTACTTCTATTACTTCCATTTCTATTAATTTTTATATCTACCTCTTCTGCAATGATTATGTTTGGAAAAGGAGATACCACTTGGGTGAAATGGGGATTGATTCACATCACAGAAGAAAGCTTCTACCGTGGCATTCATATTGGCATACGGGCTCTTTCCTTTGGATTAATCGGCTTACTCTTTTCACTTACGACAAAGCCTGTAACTCTTTTTTATTCCTTGATGCAGCAGGCTAAGCTTAGTCCGAAGTATGCCTATAGCTTTCTAGCAGGGTACCGGTTAATTCCGATTATGTTAGAAGAATTTCAAGTGATTCACCGTGCAATGAAAGTAAGGGGAATTCGGCGACAAAAGGGATGGAGTGGCATGGTGCTTAAATTAAAAGCTTATACCATACCATTACTAGCCCAGAGCATTAGAAGAGCATTTCGCATTGGTGTTGCCATGGAAGCTAAACAATTCTCATCAGAGACGAAACGAACGTACTATTACAAAATAGGATTTTCAAAGCATGATCTATATTTTGTCTGCATAATGACTCTAATCCTAACGAGTGCGTACCTCCTATCATTACAATTTCCATACATACCTATCCAAGACGTTAGATACGAAGCTGCTACATTAACGCTTTAACGTAACGGGGGACTGTCCCCCATTGCTTTAAAGTGTGAAAGTTAGGTGAGGAGGGAGTTCATGGGGATACATTTGATTTCAAATGGTAGGTTGAGTGCTGCACAGTTTTGTGAAGCTGTGCAGTCTTGCAGCGAATATGTTGAATGTATTCATATTCGTGAGAAGCATTTAAGTGCGAGTGAATTATTCGATTATGTAAACACGCTGCTTGATAGAGGGATATCTTCAGAGAAGCTTATTATGCATGATCGGGTGGATGTTGCGATGGCATCAGGTGTGAGAAGGGTTCAACTAACAACAAGAAGTCTGCCTGTATCCATTGTGAAGGAGACATTTCCATCATTGTTCATTGGATGTTCCACGCACTCTCTAGAAGAGGTGAAGATTGCCGAAGCTGGAGGTGCTGATTTTGTACTCTATGGCCATGTGTACAAAACTACTTCAAAGCCTGGTCTCGAACCAAGAGGAATTACCCAGGTAAAAGGCATCACTAGTCAGACGATTGTACCTCTTATCGCAATTGGTGGTATTACACCAGAGAATACAAGGACAGTCATGCAAAATGGAGCCTCTGGTATTGCAGTCATGTCAGGAATTTTAGATGCAAGTAACCCATCTCATTCAGCGAGGCAATATTGGGATGCACTCCAAGAATGGAAGGAGGTACAAGGTGAAAACAAACTATGATGTTATCGTTGTCGGTGGTGGAATCATCGGACATTCTATCTCTTATGCACTTAGTAAAAAAGGGATGAGTACACTCGTAATAGAGAGAGGCAAGACAAATGAAAAGGCTACAAGTGCAGCAGCCGGTATGCTTGCAGTCCTTTCCGAAGTAACTCATGAAGGTCCATTGTATAAAATTGCAAAAGAAAGCAGAAACATGTTTCCAAAACTTCAAGAGGAACTTTATGAAACTACAGGCATTGATATTGAACTTATCCAAAAAGGAATGCTCAACATTGCTCACAATGAAATAGAAGCTGAAAAACTCATTCAATTGACAAAACTTCATCAATCAAATGGGGAAATGGCGAGTTGGCTTCTTGCACCACAACTTATGGAATTTGAATCAAATCTATCAAACAGTATAATCGGAGCAATGTATGCGCCTGATGATAGTCAAGTGTCACCTGTCAAACTAGCAGAGGCATTTGCTCAAGGTGCTATGAATCAAGGTGGAAGATTACTAGAGTATACGGAAGTCACCGGACTATTGAAAGAGAATGAAAAAGTATTGGGTGTAAGAACAACTGCAGGTAATTATTTTAGTGAACATGTGGTGATCGCTGGTGGGGCCTGGTCTCATCTCATTTTGGAGGAGTTGCAATTGTTCCCGGTAAAAGGTGAGTGTTTCTCGGTGATTTCTCAAGAAAAACTAGTAACAAGAACCATATTCTCAGACGAATGTTACATCGTTCCGAAACATGGAAACCGTTACATCGTTGGAGCTACCGTCATTCCAGGAACGTATGATGAATCGGTCACTGTTGCTGGTGTTCACTCACTTTTAAATAAAGCAATCAACATCCTGCCAAAATTAAAAGAGGCAAAATGGGAGAAAGTCTGGGCAGGAATTAGGCCGCAAACTCAGAATCGACTCCCAATCATCGATAGACATCCTTCAATAAAAGGACTTTATATTGCGGCAGGACATTACCGAAATGGAATTCTATTAAGTCCAATTACAGGAGAGAAGGTAGCAGATTTAATTGTTGGTGAAAATACTGCAATGGATTCAAATGCTTTTTCAATAAGGATCTTTTCGTAGACATTGTTGCTATGAATTAAATAAGGTCATTTTTATCGGAAAATCAACACTTTATGTGAAAACAGCATCAATTAAAGGGAGGGAAGCGATATATGAAACTACACATAAATGGTGATGAAGTCACTGTACCTGACGAAATGACAAACATGTCAGAACTAGTTACCTATTTTAAGTTGCAAGAAAAGATCATCATTATCGAGCATAACCACGAAATTTTAGAAAAAAATGCACACCATCAAGCAAAAATTCAAGATGGTGATAAAATTGAAATCGTTCATTTTGTAGGAGGCGGATGATATGTTGAAAATTGGTCCATATTCTTTCCAATCAAGATTATTATTAGGAACTGGGAAATATCCAAACTACGATATTCAAAAAGAAGCAGTAGAGGTCTCAGAGGCAGAGATACTTACTTTTGCAGTGAGAAGAATGAATATTTTTGAACCGAATCAACCTAATTTCCTTGAAAAGCTAGATGTGAAGAAATATACACTGCTGCCAAATACAGCAGGTGCAGCAACTGCAGAAGAGGCTGTTAGAATTGCAAGACTTGCAAAGGCATCTGGTTTATGTGACATGATCAAGGTCGAAGTAATAGGAGACTTTACTACACTATTACCTGATCCGTTTGAAACGTATAAAGCATGTGAACAATTACTAGAGGAAGGCTTTATTGTTTTACCATACATTTCAGATGATGTATTATTAGCAAAAAGATTACAACAACTGGGCGTGCATGCAGTCATGCCAGGTGCCTCTCCGATAGGGTCGGGGCAAGGAATTGTGAATCCTCTAAACTTAAGTTTAATTATAGAACAGGCTGAAGTGCCGGTTATTGTGGATGCTGGTATTGGTTCACCTGCTGATGCTGCTATGGCAATGGAACTGGGAGTAGACGGGGTATTGCTGAATACAGCTGTATCTGCTGCGAAAGATCCGGTGAAAATGGCAAAAGCAATGAAGCTGGGAATTGACGCAGGTAGACTAGGATTTGAGGCAGGGAGGATTCCTAAGAAACGTTATGCGACTGCAAGCAGCCCGATGGAAGGATTGAGCACTGTTTGAGTGAACGTTATTCAAGACATGAAATATTTGCTCCCATCGGAGTAGAAGGACAAAAGAAGATAAGAGAGAAGCATGTACTCATTATAGGAGCAGGAGCCTTAGGAAGCGGAAATGCAGAGGCGCTAACACGTGCGGGAATTGGGAAACTAACCATTGTTGATAGAGATTATGTGGAATGGAGCAATCTCCAACGACAACAGCTTTACGGAGAACAGGACGTTGTTCAAAAACTGCCAAAAGCAATTGCCGCTAAAAACAGACTTTCTGAAATAAATAGCGATGTTGAAATAAATGCAGTTGTAGCAGACGCAACTGTTCAAGAGTTCGAACAACTGATAAAAGGTGTTCATGTAATAATTGATGCAACAGATAATTTTGATACAAGACTCGTAATAAATGATATATCTCAAAAATACAACATTCCATGGATATACGGTGCATGTGTTGGTAGCTATGGAATTAGCTATACGATTGTACCTGGGGAAACACCTTGCCTTCACTGCTTGCTGGAAAAAGTACCGATGGGTGGAATGACGTGTGATACAGCAGGTATTATTAGCCCTGCGGTTAATATGGTTGTGTCTTATCAGATTTCAGAAGCACTAAAAATTTTAGTGGAAGACTACGGAAATCTTAGGAAAAAACTTGTTACCTTCGATCTTTGGACCAATCAATATGCAGCCATTTCTGTCGGGAAATTAAAGCGAGATTCGTGTACATCCTGTGGGATTGATCGAACCTACCCATTTTTATCATTTGAAAATCAGTTAAAAACGGCAGTGTTGTGTGGTCGTGATACAGTTCAAATTCGTCCTCAAGAAGGTGTTAATCGTAACTTAGAAGAACTTGAGAAACAATTAAAGCTAACTGGTGGAAAAGTAGAACGAAACCCGTTTTTACTATCATTTGAAACGGATGGAAAGCGACTCGTTATTTTCAAGGACGGTAGAGTGTTAATTCATGGAACAAAAGACATTACAGAAGCAAAGGGGATTTATCATCGATACTTAGGGTAGAGGTGAGTAAATGAACAGAAAAAAAGCACTGACAATCGCCGGCTCTGATAGTGGTGGTGGTGCAGGAATTCAAGCGGATTTAAAAACATTTCAGGAACTTGATGTGTATGGAATGTCTGCTATTACCGCAATAACAGCTCAGAATACACTGGGAGTAAGCGGAGTACATCCCGTACCAATATCCATGATTGTTTCACAGCTAGAGGCAATAGCATTAGACTTATCACCCGATGCAATCAAGACAGGAATGCTATTTAGCAGCGAAGTTATCGAGGCAGTAACTGAATGTATAAAAAAGTCGCAATGGAAAAATATTGTGATCGATCCAGTCATGATTGCCAAAGGTGGAGCTTCCCTTTTACAAAATGAAGCCATTATGTCTATGAAAAAAAATCTGTTACCTTTAGCAACCATTGTTACACCTAATATTCCGGAAGCTGAAGTATTAACCGGAACAAGTATCCAGTCAATGGAAGATAGAAAAACGGCAGCGATGATTCTATATGATTTTGGAGTAGATCATATTGTCATAAAAGGTGGACATAGTGATGACATCATGGCGGTGGATTTATATTATAATGGTGAGTATTTTGAAGAAATCAGTACCCAGCGTTTAAACACAAAAAACACGCATGGTACAGGTTGTACATTTTCTGCAGCCATTACAGCGGAATTAGCAAAGGGAAGTTCAATTGAGAATGCAGTGATGACAGCTAAGCACTTCATACATGCAGCTATTAAGTATGACCTCCATATTGGAAGTGGGCACGGACCAACAAATCATTGGGCTTATAAGCAGCTTCAAGGAGAAGCTATATTATGAACATCCGGGAATATGTAAAATTATATTTTATTATGGGTAGTACCAACTGCGAGCTAAGCCCTGTTGATACATTAGAGCAAGCAATTCAAGGGGGAGTTACTCTTTTCCAATATCGGGAAAAGGGGGAGGGGTCCCTTAATGAAGCGGAAAAAATTCAACTGGCACTACAATTGAGAGCAATCTGCAAGCGAAGTAGTATCCCCTTCATAGTGAATGATGATTTAGAACTTGCATTACTACTAGATGCAGATGGTATTCATATAGGTCAAAATGATTTACCCATTGAGATTGTTCGGGAGAAAATGGGACATAAAATTATCGGATTATCTTGTCATAATGTACAAGAAGCAAAAGCTGCGATTCAAAAAGGAACTGACTATATAGGTGTTGGCCCTATGTTTGAAACAATTACAAAGCTTGACGCGGAGCGTGTCTGCGGACCGAAGACAATCCATCAGATACGTTCTGCTAATCTAGATATTCCAATTGTGGGCATTGGAGGCATTACGGTGGAAAATGCTCACACTGTCATAGAAGCTGGAGCAGATGGTGTGGCTGTTATTTCGGCAATTAGTAGACAGTCATTACCACTTGAAGCTGCACGCCGCATACGTAAAAGTATCTGTTGATCCTAGCTAATAATAAAAATCAGCAAATGAAAACCCAATTACTAGGCATATTGTCATGAAACAATAACCGAGTAGTCGGGTTTTTATTGGTTGCAACAATTATTTAAAAATTAGTGAAGTGGTGCAGAAGACACTCGGGCTCCTGCGAAAAGTATAGGAAAGACTAAGACTCAAGCAGGCGTTGCCGAGGAGGCAGCTTTTTGGGGATAGTAAAATAACGATCAGGTTCCTCCACTCGGTATCCGGCGAGTGTCTGTAGCGTAAAATTAGAAATAATTAATATAGGGGCTTTTCGCCTTTATGAATCGCTTTCTCCAAGAGAATAGTAACGTTTTTGTAACACCTTTTGCACAATTCTTCCGATAAAAAAACCGATAATAACAAAGATAATCGGTGTGAAGATCGGTCCGAATGTAGTCGTAAGAATTGGTTTACTTGAAAAGATTACCCCGATTGTACAAATATATGCTGCTACTGAAAATGGAACAGATTCATATGGAACTGGCTTGATATCGGCACGTTCTCTTCCACCTTTAAATGCATCCCACATCGCAAAAACATATAAGCATGGATAAAACATAATCCATTGATAATCT contains these protein-coding regions:
- a CDS encoding thiazole biosynthesis adenylyltransferase ThiF, with protein sequence MSERYSRHEIFAPIGVEGQKKIREKHVLIIGAGALGSGNAEALTRAGIGKLTIVDRDYVEWSNLQRQQLYGEQDVVQKLPKAIAAKNRLSEINSDVEINAVVADATVQEFEQLIKGVHVIIDATDNFDTRLVINDISQKYNIPWIYGACVGSYGISYTIVPGETPCLHCLLEKVPMGGMTCDTAGIISPAVNMVVSYQISEALKILVEDYGNLRKKLVTFDLWTNQYAAISVGKLKRDSCTSCGIDRTYPFLSFENQLKTAVLCGRDTVQIRPQEGVNRNLEELEKQLKLTGGKVERNPFLLSFETDGKRLVIFKDGRVLIHGTKDITEAKGIYHRYLG
- a CDS encoding thiazole synthase; the encoded protein is MLKIGPYSFQSRLLLGTGKYPNYDIQKEAVEVSEAEILTFAVRRMNIFEPNQPNFLEKLDVKKYTLLPNTAGAATAEEAVRIARLAKASGLCDMIKVEVIGDFTTLLPDPFETYKACEQLLEEGFIVLPYISDDVLLAKRLQQLGVHAVMPGASPIGSGQGIVNPLNLSLIIEQAEVPVIVDAGIGSPADAAMAMELGVDGVLLNTAVSAAKDPVKMAKAMKLGIDAGRLGFEAGRIPKKRYATASSPMEGLSTV
- the thiD gene encoding bifunctional hydroxymethylpyrimidine kinase/phosphomethylpyrimidine kinase — its product is MNRKKALTIAGSDSGGGAGIQADLKTFQELDVYGMSAITAITAQNTLGVSGVHPVPISMIVSQLEAIALDLSPDAIKTGMLFSSEVIEAVTECIKKSQWKNIVIDPVMIAKGGASLLQNEAIMSMKKNLLPLATIVTPNIPEAEVLTGTSIQSMEDRKTAAMILYDFGVDHIVIKGGHSDDIMAVDLYYNGEYFEEISTQRLNTKNTHGTGCTFSAAITAELAKGSSIENAVMTAKHFIHAAIKYDLHIGSGHGPTNHWAYKQLQGEAIL
- a CDS encoding thiazole tautomerase TenI, producing the protein MGIHLISNGRLSAAQFCEAVQSCSEYVECIHIREKHLSASELFDYVNTLLDRGISSEKLIMHDRVDVAMASGVRRVQLTTRSLPVSIVKETFPSLFIGCSTHSLEEVKIAEAGGADFVLYGHVYKTTSKPGLEPRGITQVKGITSQTIVPLIAIGGITPENTRTVMQNGASGIAVMSGILDASNPSHSARQYWDALQEWKEVQGENKL
- a CDS encoding ATP-binding cassette domain-containing protein, which gives rise to MKPMITVEKLRLKFPGEEQLLFKDMNLTIQKGEKVLLLGPSGCGKSTLLQVLGGIIPRSIDIPMKAENINLPKAVGYVFQDPESQFCMSYVDEEIAFVLENLQVPREEMNDKIKHYLRIVGLQDIPLHTKIESLSGGQKQRLAIASTLALEPEVLLLDEPTAMLDPAGTKQVWDTISDVMKDQTLIIVEHKIEHVVELVRRVIVFNNSGEILVDAPKEEILCNYLHLLRSHGIWYPGVWKEYVSSNPRQISQPTLSSDSIVKMKDFNVYRKKEMIAFVEELKIDQGEWITVVGENGAGKSTLLLGMMQLLKTSGNYEILGKRVIPKLDLSSDIAYVFQNPEFQFVAHTVFDEVSFSLVLDGENESVIQEKVTDLLKKFSLFEHRHKHPYELSMGQKRRLSVATAILNNQKILLLDEPTFGQDSKNTFELLELLEKERNEGKVIVMITHDEQIVENFATRKWMMKKGRIVEDIYISNRKAVYV
- a CDS encoding energy-coupling factor transporter transmembrane protein EcfT; protein product: MDTKNETWMYHINPTLKLFVMLVVFILLLLIHNPTTLLNVTLLLFLLFMLFNGYKIRIVLLLLLPFLLIFISTSSAMIMFGKGDTTWVKWGLIHITEESFYRGIHIGIRALSFGLIGLLFSLTTKPVTLFYSLMQQAKLSPKYAYSFLAGYRLIPIMLEEFQVIHRAMKVRGIRRQKGWSGMVLKLKAYTIPLLAQSIRRAFRIGVAMEAKQFSSETKRTYYYKIGFSKHDLYFVCIMTLILTSAYLLSLQFPYIPIQDVRYEAATLTL
- the thiO gene encoding glycine oxidase ThiO — its product is MQVTHLIQRGNIGMHSKNGRRYKVKTNYDVIVVGGGIIGHSISYALSKKGMSTLVIERGKTNEKATSAAAGMLAVLSEVTHEGPLYKIAKESRNMFPKLQEELYETTGIDIELIQKGMLNIAHNEIEAEKLIQLTKLHQSNGEMASWLLAPQLMEFESNLSNSIIGAMYAPDDSQVSPVKLAEAFAQGAMNQGGRLLEYTEVTGLLKENEKVLGVRTTAGNYFSEHVVIAGGAWSHLILEELQLFPVKGECFSVISQEKLVTRTIFSDECYIVPKHGNRYIVGATVIPGTYDESVTVAGVHSLLNKAINILPKLKEAKWEKVWAGIRPQTQNRLPIIDRHPSIKGLYIAAGHYRNGILLSPITGEKVADLIVGENTAMDSNAFSIRIFS
- the thiS gene encoding sulfur carrier protein ThiS, producing MKLHINGDEVTVPDEMTNMSELVTYFKLQEKIIIIEHNHEILEKNAHHQAKIQDGDKIEIVHFVGGG
- a CDS encoding thiamine phosphate synthase; this encodes MNIREYVKLYFIMGSTNCELSPVDTLEQAIQGGVTLFQYREKGEGSLNEAEKIQLALQLRAICKRSSIPFIVNDDLELALLLDADGIHIGQNDLPIEIVREKMGHKIIGLSCHNVQEAKAAIQKGTDYIGVGPMFETITKLDAERVCGPKTIHQIRSANLDIPIVGIGGITVENAHTVIEAGADGVAVISAISRQSLPLEAARRIRKSIC